A genomic region of Roseateles amylovorans contains the following coding sequences:
- a CDS encoding ORF6N domain-containing protein, with product MNRADFPAPEAITLRIATVRGQRVLLDADLAALYDVETKRFNEAVKRNMNKFPSDFMFQLSADEWQALRSQSATLDITFDGRGKHRKYLPYAFTEHGAIMAANLLSSARAVEVAVFVVRAFVQLREWAATHADLARRLEELEEKTEGLEQSHGQFRHNTRLQLKQVIETLRELMTPPDPPKRPIGFVTHDDKDKSQQDAQNTSSW from the coding sequence ATGAACCGCGCGGATTTCCCAGCGCCTGAAGCCATCACGCTCCGGATAGCCACCGTGCGCGGCCAGCGCGTTCTGTTGGACGCCGATTTGGCAGCACTCTATGACGTTGAGACCAAACGATTCAACGAGGCCGTGAAGCGCAACATGAACAAGTTTCCGTCTGATTTCATGTTCCAGCTCTCTGCGGATGAGTGGCAGGCTCTAAGGTCGCAATCTGCGACCTTAGACATCACATTCGATGGACGCGGCAAGCATCGGAAGTACCTGCCCTATGCCTTTACCGAGCATGGCGCCATCATGGCCGCAAACTTGCTGTCCAGCGCCCGTGCCGTCGAAGTCGCCGTTTTCGTGGTTCGGGCCTTCGTGCAACTGCGCGAATGGGCCGCGACGCATGCGGATCTCGCACGGCGACTCGAGGAACTGGAGGAGAAGACCGAAGGCCTGGAGCAGAGCCATGGCCAATTCCGCCACAACACGCGTCTTCAGCTGAAGCAGGTGATCGAGACCCTGCGTGAGCTCATGACCCCACCGGATCCTCCCAAGCGGCCGATCGGTTTCGTCACACACGACGACAAGGACAAGTCGCAACAAGATGCTCAGAACACATCGAGCTGGTGA
- a CDS encoding PEP-CTERM sorting domain-containing protein, with translation MRKPFARLSRLAGLVPFTLALGLTLAAPLASATVLTFDDLGSDGLVPVNYGGLDWSASSWFQYAGEQAPFTPHSGDHRATLGWDGSADTSAIGFTTASVFSGAWFAGYQGVSITIDLYYGGTRVGSTSTLDLSDSPTFLASGYSGAVDRLVFRSNDPANFVMDDLSFTSAVPEPGTGALALAGLGLVGLFMRRRRVD, from the coding sequence ATGCGCAAGCCCTTCGCCCGCCTCAGCCGCCTCGCCGGCCTGGTGCCGTTCACCCTGGCCCTTGGCCTGACCCTCGCCGCACCGCTGGCCTCGGCCACCGTGCTGACCTTCGACGACCTCGGCAGCGACGGTCTGGTGCCAGTCAACTACGGCGGCCTCGATTGGTCGGCGAGCAGCTGGTTCCAGTACGCCGGCGAACAAGCCCCGTTCACGCCGCATTCCGGTGACCATCGCGCCACCCTCGGCTGGGACGGCAGCGCCGACACCAGCGCCATCGGCTTCACCACCGCCAGCGTCTTCAGCGGCGCCTGGTTCGCCGGCTACCAGGGCGTGTCCATCACCATCGACCTCTATTACGGCGGCACGCGCGTGGGCTCGACCTCGACGCTGGACCTGAGCGATTCCCCCACCTTCCTCGCCAGCGGCTACAGCGGCGCGGTCGATCGCCTGGTCTTCCGCAGCAATGATCCGGCGAACTTCGTCATGGACGACCTGAGCTTCACCAGCGCCGTGCCCGAACCCGGCACCGGCGCGCTGGCGCTCGCCGGCCTGGGCCTCGTCGGCCTGTTCATGCGCCGTCGCCGCGTCGACTGA
- a CDS encoding phosphocholine-specific phospholipase C: MTQHQQPPRRHFLRAVASAAGASAAMTAFPPAIARALSIAANRRTGTIKDVEHIVILTQENRSFDHYFGTLNGVRGFGDPFPAPVADSSGIQGRNVWVQPTVAGTATPVIAPFPLNTTQNFAFMRISGTPHSWTDAQAAWDHGRMNAWPKAKQNHSMGHFQEADLPFQFALANAFTLCDAYHCATQTGTNTNRLFLWTGTNDPLRKGNGPSTDNSHDWFNANPADDYTWTTYPERLQAAGVSWQVYQNMDDNFTDNSLAGFKVFRDGWYLRPGYSQVLKDRGISTRDLDLLKADVLNNRLPQVSWVVATAEGSEHPGPSSPAQGADYTAKVLDALTSNPEVWSKTVLFINFDENDGFFDHLPPPAAPSYVTWDADPAKAVLAGASTVDTTGEYHEILNGSSPTYLHRNYGMGPRVPMYVVSPWSKGGWVNSQVADHTSVLRFVEARFGVMEPNISAWRRAVAGDLTSCFNFADPEDSEFFSRLPTTVALANRARALPGTSTPPVPTSLQLPRQQSGVRPARALPYDLQTRARITPNAALGGTKLDITFENTGRAAAVFHVYDRLRLSEIPRRYTVEAGKQLTGTWTPQASGAYDLWVLGPNGFHRHIAGNARRAAAAAQPNPDVIAKADAAAGELQLTLTNTGPVAATFTLVHNKYRQVPAQSIQVPARSSSVLRIPVATSAHWYDVSLRVAGQGDFLRRFAGHIETGAPSVSDPAMEGVAIADQYRVQG, encoded by the coding sequence ATGACGCAGCATCAACAGCCGCCCCGTCGCCATTTCCTGCGCGCCGTCGCCAGCGCCGCAGGCGCTTCCGCCGCGATGACCGCTTTCCCGCCCGCCATCGCCCGCGCGCTCTCCATTGCGGCCAACCGCCGCACCGGCACGATCAAGGATGTCGAACACATCGTGATCCTGACCCAGGAGAACCGGTCCTTCGACCACTACTTCGGCACCCTCAACGGCGTGCGCGGTTTCGGCGATCCCTTCCCGGCGCCCGTCGCCGACAGCAGCGGTATCCAGGGCCGCAATGTGTGGGTGCAGCCCACCGTCGCCGGCACCGCGACGCCGGTCATTGCCCCGTTCCCGCTCAACACCACGCAGAACTTCGCGTTCATGCGGATCAGCGGCACACCGCACTCCTGGACCGATGCCCAGGCCGCCTGGGACCATGGCCGGATGAACGCCTGGCCCAAGGCCAAGCAGAACCATTCGATGGGCCATTTCCAGGAAGCGGATCTGCCGTTCCAATTCGCCCTGGCCAATGCCTTCACCTTGTGCGACGCCTACCACTGCGCAACCCAGACCGGCACCAACACCAACCGCCTGTTCCTGTGGACCGGCACCAACGATCCGCTGCGCAAGGGCAACGGCCCGTCCACCGACAACAGCCACGACTGGTTCAATGCGAACCCGGCCGACGACTACACCTGGACCACCTACCCGGAGCGCCTGCAAGCCGCAGGCGTGAGCTGGCAGGTCTACCAGAACATGGACGACAACTTCACCGACAACTCGCTGGCCGGCTTCAAGGTCTTCCGCGACGGTTGGTATCTGCGTCCCGGCTATTCCCAGGTGTTGAAGGACCGCGGCATCTCCACCCGCGATCTGGACCTGCTCAAGGCCGACGTGCTGAACAACCGCCTGCCGCAGGTGTCCTGGGTGGTCGCGACCGCCGAGGGCTCGGAGCACCCCGGACCGTCGAGCCCGGCCCAGGGCGCGGACTACACCGCCAAGGTGCTGGATGCGCTGACCTCGAACCCGGAGGTCTGGAGCAAGACGGTGCTGTTCATCAACTTCGATGAGAACGACGGCTTCTTCGACCACCTGCCGCCGCCCGCCGCCCCGTCCTACGTCACCTGGGATGCCGATCCGGCCAAGGCCGTGCTGGCCGGCGCCTCGACCGTCGACACCACCGGCGAATATCACGAGATCCTCAACGGCTCCTCGCCCACCTACCTGCATCGCAACTACGGCATGGGCCCGCGGGTGCCGATGTATGTGGTGTCGCCGTGGAGCAAGGGCGGCTGGGTCAATTCGCAGGTGGCGGACCACACCTCGGTGCTGCGCTTCGTCGAAGCCCGCTTCGGCGTGATGGAGCCCAACATCAGCGCCTGGCGGCGTGCGGTGGCCGGCGATCTGACGTCCTGCTTCAACTTCGCCGATCCGGAGGACAGCGAGTTCTTCTCCCGTCTGCCCACCACGGTGGCGCTGGCCAACCGCGCGCGGGCGCTTCCCGGCACCTCCACGCCGCCGGTCCCGACCAGCCTGCAGCTGCCACGTCAGCAATCCGGCGTGCGGCCGGCGCGGGCGTTGCCCTATGACCTGCAGACCCGCGCCCGCATCACGCCCAATGCGGCGCTGGGCGGCACCAAGCTCGACATCACCTTCGAGAACACCGGTCGGGCCGCGGCGGTCTTCCATGTCTACGACCGGCTGCGTCTGTCGGAGATTCCGCGTCGCTACACCGTCGAGGCCGGCAAGCAACTGACCGGCACCTGGACGCCGCAGGCCTCCGGCGCCTACGACCTGTGGGTGCTGGGCCCGAACGGCTTCCATCGCCACATTGCCGGCAACGCGCGCCGCGCTGCAGCCGCGGCCCAGCCCAATCCGGACGTGATCGCCAAGGCCGATGCCGCCGCCGGCGAACTGCAGCTGACGCTGACCAACACCGGCCCGGTCGCAGCCACCTTCACCCTGGTCCACAACAAGTACCGCCAGGTGCCGGCGCAGTCCATCCAGGTGCCGGCGCGCAGCAGCAGCGTGCTGCGCATCCCGGTGGCGACCAGCGCGCACTGGTATGACGTCTCGCTGCGCGTGGCCGGGCAGGGCGATTTCCTGCGTCGCTTCGCCGGCCACATCGAAACCGGCGCCCCGTCGGTCAGCGATCCGGCGATGGAAGGCGTGGCGATTGCGGACCAGTACCGCGTGCAGGGCTGA